TAGAAAAAGAGCAATTACAAGGAGATAATGTTTCAGAAAACCAAGCAATTCCTCAGCCGGAACTTACCGTTGAGGAGCAGTTACAGGAAGAAGTAGCCAAAGAAAAAGACAAATTCCTGAGATTGTTTGCGGAATTTGAAAATTATAAAAAGCGTACTTCAAAAGAACGTTTGGAATTGTTTAAAACGGCCAATCAGGAAGTATTGCAGGCAATGCTGCCGGTAGTGGACGATTTTGACAGAGCCTTGCCGGAAATTGCAAAAACATTGGGTGATGAAAACCTGATGAAAGGCGTGAGTTTGATTTATGAAAAATTAAAATCCACTTTAGTAGCTAAAGGACTTGAGGAAGTAGCAGTAAAAGCAGGTGATGCTTTTAATGCAGACTTCGCTGAGGCAATTACATTAATCCCGGCACCTTCAGAAGACCTGAAAGGTAAAATAGTGGATGTAATTGAAAAAGGGTATAAACTTGGGGATAAGATTATCCGATTCCCTAAAGTAGTGGTAGGACAATAATAAAAGAATAGCAATAGAATTACAAAAAGCAAGCCGAAAGAGGGACTACCGACAGCGATTTGCTTTTTGTGATTTGATATTTACGAACGTAATCAGTTTATGAAAAAAGATTTTTACGAAATATTAGGAATAGATAAAAGCGCTACGGCAGAGCAGATCAAAAAAGCTTACCGTAAAAAAGCTATTGAATATCATCCTGATAAGAATCCGGGAGATAAAGAAGCGGAAGAAAAATTCAAAGTAGCAGCCGAAGCTTATGAAGTGCTGAGTGATCCTGACAAAAAAGCACGTTATGACCAGTATGGTCATGCAGCCTTTGACGGTGCAGGAGGATTTGGCGGCGGCCACATGAATATGGATGATATTTTCAGCCAGTTCGGAGATATTTTCGGAAGCGCTTTTGGCGGCGGATTCAGTGGATTCGGTGGCGGATTCGGCGGTGGCGGTGGTCAGCGTCGTATGAAAGGAAGCAATTTGCGTATTAAAGTAAAATTAACTTTGGAAGAAATTGCGAACGGTGTTGAGAAAAAAGTAAAAGTAAAAAGAAAAGTTCAGGCTCAGGGCGTTACTTATAAAACCTGTCCAACCTGTCACGGATCGGGTCAGGTAACCAAAATTACCAATACGATTTTAGGAAGAATGCAAACTGCTTCTCCGTGTCATACCTGTAGCGGTACCGGTCAGATTATTGACAGCAAACCTTCGCAGGCAGATGCTCAGGGAATGATTTTGGAAGACGAAACCGTATCAATCAAAATCCCGGCAGGTGTTGTGGATGGCATGCAGTTAAAAGTAGCCGGAAAAGGGAACGATGCTCCGGGAGCAAACAGCGTACCGGGTGATTTAATTGTTGCCATTGAAGAAGTAGAGCACGAAAAACTAAAGCGTGAAGGCGAAAATTTACATTATGACCTGTATATCAGTTTTGCGGAAGCAGCCTTAGGGACTTCCAAAGATATAGAAGCCGTAAACGGTAAAGTTCGTATCAAACTGGAAGAAGGAATTCAGTCCGGAAAAATATTACGTCTCAAAGGAAAAGGAATACCAAGTCTAAACAGCTACGGAAGTGGTGACTTACTGGTTCACGTTAACGTATGGACGCCAAAAACACTAAACAAAGAACAAAAACAGTTCTTTGAAAAGATGGTGGATGACGAGAATTTTATTCCAAATCCTGAGAAATCAGACAAATCATTTTTTGAAAAAGTTAAAGACATGTTTTCATAATGATTATAAAAGTTATACTTTTGAGAATCACTAGTTAAGGCTGGTGAATTCTTTTTCATAGCAATTTTTCCCATCCTTGCGAAAATCGAGGGTGGGTTTTTTGTAACAATTGGAGCCAGTGCGTGTCTAATTTATTACTTTTACAAAAATCTATTCTAACAAATGAGTTCAATCTTAGAGGTTAAAAATGTAGTAAAACAATATGGTGATTATACTGCATTAAATAATGTTTCCTTACAAGTACCCAAAGGAAGTATCTACGGACTTTTAGGCCCTAACGGAGCCGGAAAAACATCCCTGATTCGTATTATAAACCAGATTACACTGCCGGATAGCGGAGAGGTGATCCTTGACGGTGAAAAACTGTCGCCGCATCACGTACAGCATATCGGCTATATGCCGGAAGAAAGAGGACTGTATAAAACCATGAAAGTGGGAGAACAGGCCTTGTACCTGGCGCAATTGAAAGGATTGTCAAAAGAAGAAGCGAAAAAACAGCTGCAATACTGGTTTGAAAAATTAGAGATCCAGGGATGGTGGAATAAGAAAATCCAGGAACTTTCTAAAGGGATGGCACAAAAAATCCAGTTTGTGGTAACGGTATTGCACCAGCCAAAACTGTTGATTTTTGATGAACCGTTTTCGGGATTTGACCCGGTAAATGCCAACCTTATCAAAGACGAAATATTAGAATTAAAGAAAAAAGGGGCTACCATTATCTTTTCGACCCACCGTATGGAAAGCGTGGAAGAAATGTGT
This region of Flavobacterium inviolabile genomic DNA includes:
- a CDS encoding ABC transporter ATP-binding protein; translated protein: MSSILEVKNVVKQYGDYTALNNVSLQVPKGSIYGLLGPNGAGKTSLIRIINQITLPDSGEVILDGEKLSPHHVQHIGYMPEERGLYKTMKVGEQALYLAQLKGLSKEEAKKQLQYWFEKLEIQGWWNKKIQELSKGMAQKIQFVVTVLHQPKLLIFDEPFSGFDPVNANLIKDEILELKKKGATIIFSTHRMESVEEMCDDIALIHKSNKLIEGKLVDVKKEHRTNSFEVGVLSDNVERLMYELTQQFTLQQTNFKSLNDELKLEVQIGNQTPNALLNILTQNGQVTHFVEKIPSVNDIFIQTVSQK
- the dnaJ gene encoding molecular chaperone DnaJ — its product is MKKDFYEILGIDKSATAEQIKKAYRKKAIEYHPDKNPGDKEAEEKFKVAAEAYEVLSDPDKKARYDQYGHAAFDGAGGFGGGHMNMDDIFSQFGDIFGSAFGGGFSGFGGGFGGGGGQRRMKGSNLRIKVKLTLEEIANGVEKKVKVKRKVQAQGVTYKTCPTCHGSGQVTKITNTILGRMQTASPCHTCSGTGQIIDSKPSQADAQGMILEDETVSIKIPAGVVDGMQLKVAGKGNDAPGANSVPGDLIVAIEEVEHEKLKREGENLHYDLYISFAEAALGTSKDIEAVNGKVRIKLEEGIQSGKILRLKGKGIPSLNSYGSGDLLVHVNVWTPKTLNKEQKQFFEKMVDDENFIPNPEKSDKSFFEKVKDMFS
- a CDS encoding nucleotide exchange factor GrpE, with protein sequence MSQENTENIEKEQLQGDNVSENQAIPQPELTVEEQLQEEVAKEKDKFLRLFAEFENYKKRTSKERLELFKTANQEVLQAMLPVVDDFDRALPEIAKTLGDENLMKGVSLIYEKLKSTLVAKGLEEVAVKAGDAFNADFAEAITLIPAPSEDLKGKIVDVIEKGYKLGDKIIRFPKVVVGQ